A genomic segment from Acuticoccus sediminis encodes:
- a CDS encoding branched-chain amino acid ABC transporter permease, with protein MLSYLLATLTFAGIYAMLALGLNVIWGMTGMINLGLAGFFAVGAYVSALLSILGLPIPLAAIAAMAAAALVGGLLSRLTLKLRGDYLAIVTLGFGEFVRLIAANEIWLTNGSDGISGIPGPFRAELTPFEFNALFAAITVVCVAVAWFLSRRLRISPYGRALRALREDETAAAVAGKPVRRMKVEAFALGAALLGLGGVLYAHFTSYIAPDIFRPLLTIYIFLSLTAGGTGNATGAVVGAVIVMGILEGSRFLEGVIPGLSGAQGAALREMVIGSLLIVIMRLKPSGLLAERPPRMPVQPGTTGSARRRT; from the coding sequence ATGCTGAGCTACCTCCTCGCCACGCTCACCTTCGCCGGCATCTACGCGATGCTGGCGCTGGGCCTGAACGTCATCTGGGGCATGACGGGGATGATCAACCTCGGCCTCGCGGGGTTCTTCGCGGTGGGCGCCTACGTCTCCGCGCTCCTCTCCATCCTGGGGCTGCCGATCCCGCTCGCCGCGATCGCCGCGATGGCGGCGGCGGCCCTCGTCGGCGGGCTCCTGTCGCGCCTGACGCTCAAGCTGCGCGGTGACTACCTCGCCATCGTCACCCTCGGCTTCGGCGAGTTCGTGCGGCTGATCGCGGCCAACGAGATCTGGCTGACCAACGGGTCGGACGGCATCTCCGGGATTCCCGGCCCGTTCCGCGCCGAGCTGACGCCGTTCGAGTTCAACGCCCTCTTCGCGGCGATCACCGTCGTGTGCGTCGCGGTCGCCTGGTTCCTGTCGCGGCGCCTCAGGATCAGCCCCTACGGCCGCGCGCTCCGCGCACTCCGGGAGGACGAGACCGCGGCGGCCGTCGCCGGCAAGCCCGTGCGCCGCATGAAGGTTGAGGCGTTCGCGCTGGGCGCGGCGCTCCTTGGCCTCGGCGGGGTCCTCTACGCGCACTTCACGAGCTACATCGCGCCGGATATCTTCCGCCCGCTCCTGACCATCTACATCTTCCTCTCCCTCACGGCGGGCGGCACCGGCAACGCCACCGGCGCGGTCGTCGGCGCGGTCATCGTGATGGGGATCCTGGAGGGGAGCCGCTTCCTCGAGGGCGTGATCCCCGGCCTCTCCGGCGCGCAGGGCGCGGCGCTGCGCGAAATGGTGATCGGCAGCCTTCTCATCGTCATCATGCGGCTGAAGCCGTCGGGCCTTCTCGCCGAGCGGCCACCGCGAATGCCGGTCCAGCCGGGCACGACGGGTTCGGCACGGAGGCGAACTTGA
- the hisD gene encoding histidinol dehydrogenase: MPQISVHTLSELSAEARAALLRRAESDLGPFLDKVAPIIAAVREEGDEALARFGREFDRAAVTADAIAATPEDFDAAFKAVEPEMIETLETAIDNVRRFHEAQMPEEMWLKEMSPGVFAGERVTPIPSVACYVPRGKGSFPSVVMMTAVPAVVAGVPQLVIITPPGPDGGVDAATLVAARLAGVEKVYKAGGSQGIAAVAYGTATVPKCVKVVGPGSPWIVAAKRLLADRIDPGPPAGPSEAIVIADETANGRVAALDLLNEAEHGPDSSAYLVTPSKRVVEEALAAIPGYWAQMGEERVGFSQAVLCGPRGGIVLTETMDEAIAFVNDYAPEHLQVHSKAPFDYLGALRNAGEILLGEHTPIAIGNFMLGPNAVLPTNLAALTRSPLGVHDYLKLTSIGHVTKAGYARLAPHAERFARYEGFDAHANAVSTLRDDAFGK, from the coding sequence ATGCCCCAGATCAGCGTCCACACCCTCTCCGAACTGTCCGCCGAGGCGCGGGCCGCCCTGTTGCGCCGAGCCGAGAGCGACCTCGGCCCGTTCCTCGACAAGGTCGCGCCGATCATCGCGGCCGTCCGGGAGGAGGGCGACGAGGCGCTCGCCCGGTTCGGCCGCGAGTTCGACAGGGCCGCCGTGACCGCCGACGCGATCGCCGCGACGCCCGAGGACTTCGACGCCGCCTTCAAGGCCGTCGAGCCGGAGATGATCGAGACGCTCGAGACCGCCATCGACAACGTCCGCCGCTTCCACGAGGCGCAGATGCCCGAGGAGATGTGGCTGAAGGAGATGTCGCCCGGCGTCTTCGCTGGCGAGCGCGTCACGCCGATCCCGTCGGTCGCCTGCTACGTGCCGCGCGGCAAGGGCTCGTTCCCGTCGGTGGTGATGATGACGGCGGTGCCGGCGGTCGTCGCCGGCGTGCCGCAGCTGGTCATCATCACCCCGCCGGGCCCGGACGGCGGCGTCGATGCCGCGACTCTCGTCGCCGCCCGCCTCGCCGGGGTCGAGAAGGTCTACAAGGCCGGCGGCTCGCAGGGGATCGCGGCCGTCGCCTACGGGACGGCGACGGTGCCGAAGTGCGTCAAGGTGGTCGGGCCCGGGAGCCCGTGGATCGTCGCCGCCAAGCGCCTCCTGGCGGACAGGATCGATCCGGGGCCGCCGGCCGGCCCGTCCGAGGCCATCGTCATCGCCGACGAGACGGCGAACGGCCGCGTCGCCGCCCTCGATCTCCTCAACGAGGCCGAGCACGGCCCCGATTCCTCGGCCTACCTCGTCACCCCCTCGAAGCGTGTCGTCGAGGAGGCGCTCGCCGCGATCCCCGGCTACTGGGCGCAGATGGGTGAGGAGCGCGTCGGCTTTTCCCAGGCGGTGCTGTGCGGCCCGCGCGGCGGCATCGTCCTGACCGAAACGATGGACGAGGCGATCGCCTTCGTGAACGACTATGCGCCGGAGCACCTGCAGGTTCATTCCAAGGCACCGTTCGACTATCTCGGCGCGCTCCGGAACGCCGGCGAGATCCTGCTCGGCGAGCACACTCCCATCGCCATCGGCAACTTCATGCTCGGCCCGAACGCGGTGCTGCCCACCAACCTGGCGGCCCTGACGCGCTCGCCGCTCGGCGTGCACGACTACCTGAAGCTCACCTCCATCGGCCACGTCACGAAGGCCGGCTATGCGCGCCTCGCCCCGCATGCGGAGCGGTTTGCCCGTTACGAGGGCTTCGACGCCCACGCCAACGCCGTCTCGACCCTGCGCGACGACGCATTCGGAAAGTAG
- a CDS encoding ABC transporter ATP-binding protein has protein sequence MADLLSVEGLTRNFYGVRALNGAGFTVATGSITGLIGPNGAGKTTAFNCISGVIPPQSGRVTFDGTDITGWRPDEISLRGLVRTFQIARGFPKLSVFETLLLHGADQPGERLGTALFNPSRWLKRESELAERAFEIARRLRLDHVLANMSADLSGGQKKLLEIGRALMGGPKLILLDEPVAGVNPTLGREIAERIRELAATGLTFLIVEHDMALVSELCDTVIVMADGTTLVEGTFEEVTSDARVQDAYLGRRA, from the coding sequence ATGGCGGACCTGCTCTCGGTCGAGGGGCTGACACGGAACTTCTACGGCGTCCGTGCCCTCAACGGCGCGGGGTTCACCGTCGCCACCGGGAGCATCACCGGTCTCATCGGCCCCAACGGGGCAGGCAAGACGACCGCCTTCAACTGCATCTCCGGCGTCATTCCGCCCCAGTCCGGCCGCGTCACCTTCGACGGGACGGACATCACCGGGTGGCGGCCGGACGAGATCAGCCTGCGCGGTCTGGTGCGCACCTTCCAGATCGCGCGCGGCTTTCCCAAGCTCAGCGTCTTCGAGACGCTGCTGCTTCATGGCGCCGACCAGCCGGGCGAGCGGCTCGGCACGGCGCTCTTCAATCCGTCCCGCTGGCTGAAGCGCGAGAGCGAGCTCGCCGAGCGTGCGTTCGAGATCGCCCGGCGCCTCAGGCTCGACCACGTCCTGGCGAACATGTCGGCCGATCTCTCCGGCGGACAGAAGAAGCTGCTGGAGATCGGCCGCGCGCTGATGGGCGGGCCGAAGCTCATCCTGCTCGACGAGCCGGTCGCCGGCGTGAACCCCACGCTGGGGCGGGAGATCGCCGAGCGCATCCGCGAACTCGCCGCCACCGGCCTCACCTTCCTCATCGTCGAGCACGACATGGCGCTCGTCTCCGAGCTCTGCGACACGGTCATCGTGATGGCGGACGGGACGACGCTGGTGGAGGGCACCTTCGAGGAGGTGACCTCCGACGCGCGCGTGCAGGACGCCTACCTCGGACGGCGCGCATGA
- a CDS encoding ABC transporter permease, whose amino-acid sequence MKLSGSKGVFLWGVTGFCVLMLSLPTVIVVGASFTSGDIIAFPPQGFSLRWYSELWQLASFKAAFWRSLYVSLICTVIAIPVGTLAAIALSRYRLRARTALQVILLLPFTIPLVVSGLSMMMMFGEVRILGQLWPVGLALCVINLPFMIWSVAASVNAMDPELENAAASCGAPPVQAFFTVTLPAVTPGVITGALLMFILAFNEFLVSLFLTDSRTVTLPVEIYNSIRSVITPDLAAVSVVYIVIALVAVALLDWLVGLDIFLKSK is encoded by the coding sequence ATGAAGCTCTCCGGCAGCAAGGGCGTCTTCCTCTGGGGCGTGACGGGGTTCTGCGTGCTGATGCTGAGCCTGCCGACCGTCATCGTGGTGGGCGCCTCGTTCACGTCGGGCGACATCATCGCCTTCCCGCCGCAGGGCTTCTCGCTGCGCTGGTACTCCGAGCTCTGGCAGCTCGCCTCGTTCAAGGCCGCGTTCTGGCGCAGCCTCTACGTGTCGCTCATCTGCACCGTCATCGCGATCCCGGTGGGGACGCTGGCGGCGATCGCCCTGTCGCGCTACCGACTGCGCGCCCGCACGGCACTGCAGGTGATCCTGCTGCTCCCGTTCACGATCCCGCTCGTCGTCTCCGGCCTCTCGATGATGATGATGTTCGGCGAGGTGCGCATCCTCGGCCAGCTCTGGCCGGTGGGCCTCGCGCTCTGCGTCATCAACCTGCCCTTCATGATCTGGTCCGTCGCGGCGTCCGTGAACGCGATGGACCCGGAGCTGGAGAACGCCGCCGCGAGCTGCGGCGCGCCGCCGGTGCAGGCGTTCTTCACCGTCACGCTGCCCGCGGTGACGCCCGGCGTCATCACCGGCGCGCTCCTCATGTTCATCCTCGCCTTCAACGAGTTCCTGGTCAGCCTCTTCCTGACGGACTCGCGCACCGTCACGCTGCCGGTGGAGATCTACAACTCCATCCGCAGCGTGATCACACCGGACCTCGCGGCCGTGTCGGTCGTCTACATCGTCATCGCGCTCGTCGCGGTGGCGCTGCTGGACTGGCTCGTCGGTCTCGACATTTTCCTGAAGTCCAAATGA
- a CDS encoding ABC transporter ATP-binding protein, translating to MTTLVIDNVVAGYTRADMILKGVSMTADAGEIVAVLGPNGAGKSTMLKAVTGQIAVREGHVTLAGRELTGMKPREVVANGVAYVPQESNVFATMSVRENLEIGGTVDRANVRPRIDGLFARFPVLAEKRHDAARTLSGGQRQLLAMAIGMMVEPQVMLLDEPSAGLSPKAAHEMFAVIREIAASGVAIVLVEQNAFDALQIADRAYILAAGLNHAEGTGAALSADPDIRRTFLGMH from the coding sequence ATGACGACGCTCGTGATCGACAACGTGGTCGCTGGCTACACCAGGGCGGACATGATCCTGAAGGGCGTCTCGATGACGGCGGACGCCGGCGAGATCGTCGCCGTCCTCGGCCCCAACGGGGCCGGCAAGTCGACGATGCTGAAGGCCGTGACGGGGCAGATCGCCGTCCGCGAGGGCCACGTCACCCTCGCCGGCAGGGAACTGACCGGCATGAAGCCGCGCGAGGTCGTCGCCAACGGCGTCGCCTACGTGCCGCAGGAGTCGAACGTTTTCGCCACGATGAGCGTGCGCGAGAACCTCGAGATCGGCGGCACCGTCGACCGCGCCAACGTGCGCCCGCGCATCGACGGCCTGTTCGCCCGCTTCCCCGTCCTCGCCGAGAAGCGGCACGACGCGGCGCGCACGCTGTCGGGCGGCCAGCGCCAGCTCCTCGCGATGGCGATCGGCATGATGGTGGAGCCGCAGGTGATGCTGCTGGACGAGCCGTCCGCCGGTCTCTCGCCGAAGGCGGCGCACGAGATGTTCGCGGTTATCCGCGAGATCGCCGCGTCGGGCGTCGCCATCGTCCTCGTCGAGCAGAACGCGTTCGACGCGCTGCAGATCGCCGACCGCGCGTACATCCTCGCCGCCGGCCTCAACCACGCCGAGGGGACGGGCGCCGCCCTCTCCGCCGATCCCGACATTCGCCGCACCTTCCTCGGAATGCACTGA
- a CDS encoding cation diffusion facilitator family transporter translates to MRDAVRAPRRLNFQQLQLVSITLSTVIAGPQLVAALGSTSIGLIGDAVFTVIYILFSLLVFLTTRAARHSCALVFPYGTGKLEAIASSILAVSFTLSGLGIASASLYRVLEPSPPESVAAPLVITTILLAQSAALYALSAPLAKEPSGVVKAWRRAQLIDVCGLGLTIVLVSAAAFDPRFAIGDPIAGCVIASAMLYTAYQTFRNAFWELADRALEEKVQLLILRGLADSFDAFDDILDIRTRRSGGVPIIEIALGFAMNREWRTVVARCEQVRRSVVASVEGAEVLVLPATPALMASQAPAGAAA, encoded by the coding sequence TTGAGGGACGCGGTCCGGGCCCCCCGCCGGCTGAACTTCCAGCAGCTTCAGCTCGTCTCGATCACCCTTTCGACGGTGATCGCCGGACCGCAGCTCGTCGCGGCGCTCGGGTCGACGTCCATCGGACTGATCGGAGACGCGGTCTTCACCGTCATCTACATCCTGTTCTCGCTGCTCGTCTTCCTGACGACGCGGGCGGCGCGCCACTCCTGCGCGCTGGTCTTCCCGTACGGGACCGGCAAGCTGGAGGCGATCGCGAGCTCGATTCTCGCCGTCTCCTTCACGCTTTCGGGGCTCGGCATCGCCTCGGCGAGCCTCTACCGCGTCCTCGAGCCGTCGCCGCCGGAGAGCGTCGCCGCTCCGCTGGTCATCACGACGATCCTGCTCGCCCAGTCGGCCGCGCTCTATGCGCTCTCCGCGCCGCTGGCGAAGGAGCCGTCCGGCGTCGTCAAGGCGTGGCGGCGGGCCCAGCTCATCGACGTGTGCGGCCTCGGCCTCACCATCGTCCTGGTGTCGGCGGCCGCGTTCGATCCGCGGTTCGCGATCGGCGATCCGATCGCCGGCTGCGTGATCGCGTCAGCGATGCTCTACACCGCCTACCAGACCTTCCGGAACGCCTTCTGGGAGCTCGCCGACCGGGCGCTGGAGGAGAAGGTCCAGCTCCTCATCCTGCGCGGGCTGGCGGACAGCTTCGACGCGTTCGACGACATCCTCGACATCCGCACCCGCCGCTCCGGCGGGGTCCCGATCATCGAGATCGCGCTCGGTTTCGCCATGAACCGGGAGTGGCGCACCGTCGTCGCCCGGTGCGAACAGGTGCGCCGCAGCGTGGTCGCGAGCGTCGAGGGGGCCGAGGTTCTGGTCCTGCCCGCGACGCCCGCGCTGATGGCCTCGCAGGCGCCCGCGGGGGCCGCCGCGTGA
- a CDS encoding GAF domain-containing protein — MDFDAFTRAVAAPGQPAAAFGALAEMAAAGPGVKLFTALTIDQTAGLLRRSFSNMPDAYPAKGTKKIADTTITGHLLADAGPVLSDGREAVEANFYDHELIFSLGCESCLNVPITVAGEVIGSINLLHAAGHYTPERIEAAKALRLPAVAAFLIERQWGDALTV, encoded by the coding sequence ATGGATTTCGATGCCTTCACCCGCGCCGTCGCCGCGCCCGGCCAGCCGGCCGCCGCCTTCGGGGCGCTCGCCGAGATGGCCGCGGCCGGGCCGGGCGTGAAGCTCTTCACGGCGCTCACCATCGACCAGACGGCGGGGCTCCTGCGCCGCAGCTTCTCCAACATGCCGGACGCCTACCCCGCGAAGGGCACCAAGAAGATCGCCGACACGACGATCACCGGGCACCTCCTCGCCGACGCCGGGCCGGTGCTCAGCGACGGGCGCGAGGCGGTCGAGGCGAACTTCTACGACCACGAGCTGATCTTCTCGCTCGGGTGCGAGAGCTGCCTCAACGTTCCGATCACCGTCGCGGGCGAGGTGATCGGGTCGATCAACCTGCTGCATGCCGCCGGCCACTACACGCCCGAGCGCATCGAGGCGGCGAAGGCGCTGCGCCTGCCGGCGGTCGCGGCCTTCCTGATCGAGCGCCAGTGGGGCGACGCGCTCACGGTGTGA
- a CDS encoding branched-chain amino acid ABC transporter permease → MLDLLPQLIVNGIVMGTLLAIPAIGFTAIFAVLRFPNFAVASHATIGAFAGYAANVGLGLPVEVSLVAAFLVAAVVGVLSDEIALRPLRPHGALTTAIASIALTIVLENAVRFIFGNDLRGYDLPLVRDWRIWGVRIGPQQVENLLLALALMSAVFLALRYTRIGKSMRAVADNPALAELKGIDPIMIGRLTVFFGMGLVGAGGMLLGVGTSIDPLTGFRFILPIFAAAVVGGLGSIPGAVLGAMVVGLGEELSLIVLSPSYRSAVGFLAIVIVLTFRPRGLLGERAY, encoded by the coding sequence ATGCTCGACCTTCTGCCCCAGCTCATCGTCAACGGGATCGTGATGGGGACGCTTCTCGCGATCCCCGCCATCGGCTTCACGGCGATCTTCGCCGTGCTGCGCTTCCCGAACTTCGCGGTCGCCTCGCACGCCACGATCGGCGCGTTCGCGGGCTACGCCGCCAACGTGGGCCTGGGGCTGCCGGTGGAGGTCTCGCTGGTGGCGGCGTTCCTCGTCGCCGCCGTCGTCGGCGTCCTGTCCGACGAGATCGCGCTGCGTCCGCTCCGTCCGCACGGGGCACTGACGACGGCGATCGCCTCCATCGCGCTCACCATCGTGCTGGAGAACGCGGTCCGCTTCATCTTCGGCAACGACCTGCGCGGCTACGACCTGCCGCTGGTGCGCGACTGGCGCATCTGGGGCGTGCGGATCGGCCCGCAGCAGGTGGAGAACCTCCTCCTCGCGCTCGCCCTCATGAGCGCCGTCTTCCTGGCGCTGCGCTACACGCGGATCGGCAAGTCCATGCGCGCCGTCGCCGACAACCCCGCGCTCGCCGAGCTGAAGGGCATCGACCCGATCATGATCGGGCGCCTCACGGTGTTCTTCGGCATGGGGCTCGTCGGGGCGGGCGGCATGCTGCTCGGCGTCGGGACGTCCATCGATCCCCTGACCGGATTCCGCTTCATCCTGCCGATCTTCGCCGCGGCCGTCGTGGGCGGGCTGGGCTCGATCCCCGGCGCGGTGCTGGGGGCCATGGTGGTGGGGCTCGGCGAGGAGCTGTCGCTCATCGTGCTGTCGCCGTCCTACCGGAGCGCGGTCGGCTTCCTTGCCATCGTCATCGTCCTGACCTTCCGCCCCCGCGGCCTTCTCGGGGAGCGCGCATACTGA
- a CDS encoding ABC transporter substrate-binding protein — MATFRPTRRSVLAGMTASLAAPAVLRAQAAFAQGGPIKLGSLTPLTGVGGNYGPFMRDAIAGVIGAVNEAGGVLGREIVLVSEDTQTSPEAAVRAARKLIDVDGVAAIMGTWASSVTTAVAPLCWENQTMLFCVSGADSITLLPHRGFIARTQPNSKLQNDVATAFMVDQGATHLGWIGPQTPFAQGNIDNMTRIAGENGMEMDSLIYEADKSTYRSEVDTIMRAGPDFILLGGYTADTTVLLRDLWQAGYEGKLIGPAYAVNQTVLDALPADVLEGIFTWEPAPAIGSPAYANVQKILGVETVDPYSAQCYDHANLAILSIAAGGEATGATIRDSLRTISQGEGTVVSSAVEGLPIIADGVNYDGASGPCDFNEIGDITGTQFLFKRIEDGAAVEFART, encoded by the coding sequence ATGGCCACGTTCCGTCCCACACGTCGCAGCGTCCTCGCCGGTATGACGGCGAGCCTTGCCGCCCCGGCGGTCCTGCGGGCACAGGCCGCCTTCGCGCAGGGCGGGCCGATCAAGCTCGGCTCCCTGACGCCGCTGACCGGCGTCGGCGGCAACTACGGCCCCTTCATGCGCGACGCGATCGCCGGCGTGATCGGCGCGGTCAACGAGGCGGGCGGCGTCCTCGGCCGCGAGATCGTCCTCGTCTCGGAGGACACGCAGACCTCGCCCGAAGCGGCGGTGCGCGCCGCGCGCAAGCTGATCGACGTCGACGGCGTCGCGGCGATCATGGGCACGTGGGCCTCCTCGGTGACCACCGCCGTCGCGCCGCTCTGCTGGGAGAATCAGACGATGCTCTTCTGCGTGTCGGGCGCCGACTCGATCACGCTGCTGCCGCACCGGGGCTTCATCGCCCGCACGCAGCCGAACTCGAAGCTGCAGAACGACGTCGCCACCGCCTTCATGGTCGACCAGGGCGCGACGCACCTCGGCTGGATCGGCCCGCAAACGCCGTTCGCCCAGGGCAACATCGACAACATGACCCGCATCGCCGGCGAGAACGGCATGGAGATGGACAGCCTCATCTACGAGGCGGACAAGTCCACCTACCGCTCCGAGGTCGACACCATCATGCGTGCCGGGCCGGACTTCATCCTCCTCGGCGGCTACACGGCGGACACGACCGTCCTGCTGCGCGACCTCTGGCAGGCCGGCTACGAGGGCAAGCTGATCGGCCCCGCCTACGCGGTGAACCAGACGGTCCTCGACGCGCTGCCCGCGGACGTCCTCGAGGGCATCTTCACCTGGGAACCGGCGCCTGCCATCGGCTCGCCTGCCTACGCCAACGTGCAGAAGATCCTCGGCGTCGAGACGGTCGATCCCTACTCGGCGCAGTGCTACGACCACGCCAACCTCGCGATCCTGTCGATCGCGGCCGGCGGCGAGGCGACGGGCGCCACCATCAGGGACAGCCTTCGCACCATCAGCCAGGGCGAGGGGACGGTCGTTTCCAGCGCCGTGGAGGGGCTGCCGATCATCGCCGATGGCGTCAACTACGACGGCGCCAGCGGGCCGTGCGACTTCAACGAGATCGGTGACATCACCGGCACGCAGTTCCTCTTCAAGCGGATCGAAGACGGCGCAGCGGTCGAGTTCGCGCGGACCTGA